From a single Solenopsis invicta isolate M01_SB chromosome 4, UNIL_Sinv_3.0, whole genome shotgun sequence genomic region:
- the LOC105195597 gene encoding uncharacterized protein LOC105195597 — protein MARKDAPSIFERLQILMEDDMGPGKLITYGIASAGLFAALYKIRPFAKFTKPSDIPLNFLQTRVPLQGIVRRVEPSSSRVLLMVDHQPLLSFPHFNNRSYLPVKIGGVDITGNGVSWLQTVLNGKLITFVPIVKEKEYLECVVAMPPKNQDAMEIGEELVKLGLATVHEPWIKLKDKRVLAYRRSLANAQKWAVRRRNGYWHFVKQPTVLWKTQMFIIDKMKSLLPTIIIRRLDL, from the exons ATGGCGCGCAAGGATGCCCCTTCGATCTTCGAACGACTTCAGATCCTTATGGAGGACGATATGGGACCAGGAAAG CTGATTACCTATGGGATTGCCAGCGCCGGCCTGTTCGCAGCTCTGTACAAAATTAGACCT TTCGCCAAGTTCACGAAACCGTCCGACATTCCGTTGAACTTTCTGCAAACGCGAGTTCCACTCCAGGGCATTGTACGACGTGTGGAACCGAGCTCTTCCAGAGTTTTACTGATGGTGGATCATCAACCATTGCTGTCCTTTCCCCATTTCAACAACAGGTCTTATTTGCCTGTCAAGATTGGTGGTGTTGACATCACAGGCAACG GTGTAAGCTGGTTGCAAACTGTGCTCAATGGAAAGCTCATAACATTTGTGCCTATAGTTAAAGAGAAGGAGTATTTGGAGTGCGTGGTTGCGATGCCACCGAAGAATCAA GATGCGATGGAGATTGGTGAGGAACTAGTTAAATTAGGCTTAGCTACAGTACATGAACCTTGGATAAAACTAAAGGATAAACGTGTACTAGCGTACAGAAGGTCCTTAGCAAACGCGCAAAAGTGGGCAGTACGTAGGAGAAATGGATATTGGCATTTTGTCAAGCAACCAACAGTTTTGTGGAAGACGCAAATGTTCATAATTGACAAAATGAAGTCACTGTTGCCTACTATTATAATTAGACGACTTGATTTGTAA
- the LOC105195598 gene encoding RNA helicase aquarius isoform X2: MKIDVDKTSLREISVETSYEGEKHTKTGDNGDTQLLEMLKFYARFEISEETGNPLTDHDMTELHYTKITSLQNAVFAKFPDLRSFALANVASVDVRDALYKHFGSLSQEKLRSIASYLNLVPPMEREKDENWYRLDIDFLRELLISRHERRPSQLEELNEMPLYPTENIIWNESIVPTEYFSGEGCLALPKLNLQFLTLHDYLLRNFNLFRLESTYEIRQDIEDAVSRLSPWRAEDGGVYFGGWARMAQPITQFAVVEVAKPNVGENRPSRVRADVTINLSVRKEIKSEWENLRKHDVCFLITVKPPNPIGTKYSHKLPFVPQVGLTTVRGCEVEGMLDSNGRVIEDGPEPRPILPGDSRTYRVWLDCNQYRIDMDNASHGGDDVYEGFNIIMRRKPKENNFKAVLETIRELMNTECVVPDWLHDIILGYGDPGAACYSRMPDEIAVIDFNDTFLDIDHLRASFPQYEIKTNPEDKDNLVRPFQLTFEDVLAKHNNESSKKIITVKPHVPPSRGPYRANEPKKNQIPFTPTQVEAIRAGMQPGLTLVVGPPGTGKTDVAVQIISNLYHNFPNQRTLIVTHSNQALNQLFEKIMALDIDERHLLRLGHGEEALETEKDFSRYGRVNYVLAKRLDLLLEVQRLQESLNVKGDVAYTCETAGYFFMYQVSTRWDRFQAKVKQRQHTSEKSELSSIIDEEFPFHKFFDNAPQPLFKRNSYEEDLKIACSCFRYIERIFAQLEEFRAFELLRSGLDRSKYLLVKEAKVIAMTCTHAALKRRELVDMGFKYDNILMEESAQILEIETFIPLLLQNPQDGYNRLKRWIMIGDHHQLPPVIKNMAFQKYSNMEQSLFARFVRLGVPTVDLDGQGRARPSICNLYNWRYKKLGNLAHVERSPEYLIANAGFLYDFQLVNVEDFNGVGESEPSAYFYQNLAEAEYCVAVFMYMRLLGYPADKISILTTYNGQKHLIRDVINIRCATNPLIGRPNKVTTVDKYQGQQNDYILLSLVKTRAVGHLRDARRLVVAMSRARLGLYVFARVSLFKNCFELTPAFDHLMQRPLKLQLLPQELYPTERPNDAIPSTVPMEIEDMPHMAKFVYDYYMEKVSGMKGSQKMWQKPGTMQTVGSPTHKVSAHPGADDDTDDEEELDQENTEMKESKEEIAQDKYEPIKNLIEDPPSEAEDDG; encoded by the exons ATGAAGATCGACGTAGATAAAACCAGTTTGCGAGAGATATCTGTGGAAACATCGTACGAGGGAGAGAAGCACACAAAGACGGGAGACAATGGAGACACGCAG CTCCTGGAAATGCTCAAGTTCTACGCCCGATTCGAGATCAGCGAGGAGACCGGCAATCCCTTAACAGATCACGATATGACGGAGTTGCATTACACTAAAATTACGTCTCTTCAG AATGCGGTTTTTGCGAAATTCCCGGATCTGAGAAGCTTCGCGTTGGCCAACGTAGCTAGTGTTGACGTCAGGGATGCTCTGTATAAACATTTTGGCTCGCTCAG TCAAGAAAAATTGAGATCTATTGCGAGTTACTTAAATTTAGTACCGCCCATGGAGCGAGAAAAGGACGAAAACTGGTATCGCTTGGACATAGACTTTTTGCGCGAATTGCTG ATATCGCGACACGAGCGTAGGCCGTCGCAGCTTGAAGAGTTAAATGAGATGCCCCTTTATCCGACCGAAAACATTATCTGGAACGAGAGCATCGTCCCGACCGAATATTTTTCTGGCGAGGGCTGTCTGGCTCTGCCAAAGTTGAATCTGCAGTTTCTCACGTTACATGATTACTTGCTACGGAACTTCAATCTATTCCGCTTGGAATCTACAT ATGAGATACGACAAGACATCGAGGATGCCGTGAGCAGACTGAGTCCTTG GCGAGCGGAGGACGGCGGTGTCTACTTCGGCGGATGGGCCAGAATGGCTCAACCTATCACGCAATTCGCGGTGGTCGAAGTGGCTAAGCCTAACGTCGGCGAGAACAGGCCGTCGAGAGTCCGTGCCGACGTAACGATAAATCTTAGCGTGCGTAAGGAGATAAAATCCGAATGGGAGAACCTTCGAAAACACGACGTGTGCTTTCTCATCACAGTTAAGCCGCCGAATCCTATCG GCACAAAATACAGTCACAAGCTCCCCTTCGTACCACAAGTGGGTTTAACGACAGTGCGAGGGTGCGAAGTTGAGGGTATGCTCGATTCGAACGGCAGAGTGATAGAGGATGGCCCTGAACCGAGGCCGATTCTGCCGGGCGATTCACGTACCTATAGAGTGTGGCTGGACTGTAATCAATATCGAATCGATATGGACAACGCCAGCCACGGCGGCGATGATGTATACGAaggatttaatattataatgaggCGTAAACCTAAAGAGAACAACTTCAAAGCTGTGTTAGAGACTATAAGGGAGCTTATGAATACTGAATGCGTCGTACCCGACTGGTTGCACGATATAATCCTCGGATACGGTGATCCGGGTGCAGCCTGCTATTCTAG AATGCCAGATGAAATCGCGGTGATAGATTTCAACGATACATTCCTCGATATCGACCATCTGCGAGCCAGTTTTCCTCAGTATGAGATCAAAACGAACCCGGAGGATAAAGATAACCTGGTGCGACCATTCCAGCTAACTTTTGAGGATGTTCTTGCGAAGCATAACAATGAGTCGTCCAAGAAAATTATTACAGTTAAACCACATGTGCCGCCAAGTAGAGGACCATACAGAGCGAACGAACCGAAAAA GAATCAGATTCCCTTCACGCCGACGCAGGTCGAAGCTATACGAGCTGGAATGCAGCCAGGTCTGACACTGGTCGTTGGCCCGCCCGGTACCGGCAAAACAGACGTCGCCGTGCAGATCATCTCGAATTTGTATCACAATTTTCCTAATCAAAGAACGCTGATTGTGACGCATTCTAATCAAGCGCTCAATCAACTATTCGAGAAGATAATGGCCCTCGATATCGACGAACGGCATCTGCTACGTCTCGGTCACGGAGAAGAGGCTCTAGAAACAGAAAAGGACTTCAGTCGTTACGGCAGAGTCAATTACGTTCTCGCCAAGCGTTTGGATTTGCTCCTTGAAGTTCAAAGATTACAG GAATCACTGAACGTAAAGGGCGACGTCGCGTACACATGTGAAACGGCGGGTTACTTTTTCATGTATCAGGTGTCCACAAGATGGGACCGCTTCCAAGCCAAAGTCAAGCAGAGGCAGCACACAAGTGAGAAGTCCGAGTTATCCTCCATAATCGACGAAGAGTTTCCCTTCCACAAGTTCTTTGACAACGCTCCGCAGCCGCTTTTCAAGCGGAATTCATACGAAGAAGACCTCAAAATTGCCTGCAGTTGCTTTAG GTACATTGAAAGGATATTTGCACAGTTGGAGGAGTTTCGTGCTTTTGAATTACTGCGATCAGGTCTCGACAGATCGAAATACTTGCTCGTGAAAGAGGCCAAAGTGATTGCTATGACCTGTACGCACGCGGCGCTCAAACGTCGCGAACTTGTCGACATGGGTTTCAAATACGATAATATTCTCATGGAAGAATCGGCACAGATCCTGGAGATAGAAACTTTCATACCGTTACTGCTACAGAATCCCCAGGATGGATATAATCGTCTAAAACGTTGGATAATGATAGGAGACCATCATCAGCTGCCGCCGGTCATCAAGAACATGGCCTTCCAGAAATACTCGAATATGGAGCAATCGCTGTTCGCGAGATTCGTGAGACTGGGCGTACCCACGGTCGATCTCGATGGCCAAGGTCGCGCCAGACCTAGCATTTGCAATCTTTACAATTGGCGATATAAAAAACTGGGCAATCTTGCGCATGTGGAGCGCAGTCCAGAGTATCTGATCGCAAATGCTGGCTTCCTGTACGATTTCCAACTAGTGAACGTTGAGGATTTCAACGGCGTCGGCGAGAGCGAGCCTAGCGCCTACTTCTATCAGAATCTCGCCGAAGCCGAATACTGCGTCGCGGTGTTCATGTACATGCGTCTGTTGGGATATCCGGCAGACAAGATCAGTATTTTGACCACGTATAACGGTCAGAAACATCTGATAAGAGATGTGATCAACATCCGATGCGCAACCAATCCTCTGATAGGCCGGCCAAATAAAGTGACAACTGTCGATAAGTATCAGGGTCAGCAAAACGACTACATTCTTCTGTCTCTGGTGAAGACGCGTGCAGTTGGTCATCTGAGAGACGCGAGACGTCTAGTGGTGGCGATGTCGCGTGCCCGCCTTGGTCTCTATGTCTTCGCTCGTGTGtctctatttaaaaattgtttcgaACTGACACCAGCGTTCGATCATTTAATGCAGAGACCTTTAAAGCTGCAACTGTTACCACAGGAACTGTATCCAACTGAACGACCGAACGACGCCATACCCTCGACAGTTCCGATGGAAATCGAAGATATGCCGCACATGGCTAAATTTGTTTACGATTATTACATGGAGAAGGTCAGCGGAATGAAG GGATCACAAAAGATGTGGCAGAAGCCGGGAACTATGCAGACAGTGGGCAGTCCAACGCATAAGGTTTCCGCTCATCCGGGTGCTGACGACGATACCGACGATGAAGAGGAGCTCGATCAAGAGAACACTGAAATGAAAGAATCCAAAGAAGAAATAGCGCAAGACAAATATGAGCCTATAAAGAATTTGATCGAAGATCCTCCAAGCGAGGCTGAGGACGACGGCTAA
- the LOC105195598 gene encoding RNA helicase aquarius isoform X3, which yields MLKFYARFEISEETGNPLTDHDMTELHYTKITSLQNAVFAKFPDLRSFALANVASVDVRDALYKHFGSLSQEKLRSIASYLNLVPPMEREKDENWYRLDIDFLRELLISRHERRPSQLEELNEMPLYPTENIIWNESIVPTEYFSGEGCLALPKLNLQFLTLHDYLLRNFNLFRLESTYEIRQDIEDAVSRLSPWRAEDGGVYFGGWARMAQPITQFAVVEVAKPNVGENRPSRVRADVTINLSVRKEIKSEWENLRKHDVCFLITVKPPNPIGTKYSHKLPFVPQVGLTTVRGCEVEGMLDSNGRVIEDGPEPRPILPGDSRTYRVWLDCNQYRIDMDNASHGGDDVYEGFNIIMRRKPKENNFKAVLETIRELMNTECVVPDWLHDIILGYGDPGAACYSRMPDEIAVIDFNDTFLDIDHLRASFPQYEIKTNPEDKDNLVRPFQLTFEDVLAKHNNESSKKIITVKPHVPPSRGPYRANEPKKNQIPFTPTQVEAIRAGMQPGLTLVVGPPGTGKTDVAVQIISNLYHNFPNQRTLIVTHSNQALNQLFEKIMALDIDERHLLRLGHGEEALETEKDFSRYGRVNYVLAKRLDLLLEVQRLQESLNVKGDVAYTCETAGYFFMYQVSTRWDRFQAKVKQRQHTSEKSELSSIIDEEFPFHKFFDNAPQPLFKRNSYEEDLKIACSCFRYIERIFAQLEEFRAFELLRSGLDRSKYLLVKEAKVIAMTCTHAALKRRELVDMGFKYDNILMEESAQILEIETFIPLLLQNPQDGYNRLKRWIMIGDHHQLPPVIKNMAFQKYSNMEQSLFARFVRLGVPTVDLDGQGRARPSICNLYNWRYKKLGNLAHVERSPEYLIANAGFLYDFQLVNVEDFNGVGESEPSAYFYQNLAEAEYCVAVFMYMRLLGYPADKISILTTYNGQKHLIRDVINIRCATNPLIGRPNKVTTVDKYQGQQNDYILLSLVKTRAVGHLRDARRLVVAMSRARLGLYVFARVSLFKNCFELTPAFDHLMQRPLKLQLLPQELYPTERPNDAIPSTVPMEIEDMPHMAKFVYDYYMEKVSGMKGSQKMWQKPGTMQTVGSPTHKVSAHPGADDDTDDEEELDQENTEMKESKEEIAQDKYEPIKNLIEDPPSEAEDDG from the exons ATGCTCAAGTTCTACGCCCGATTCGAGATCAGCGAGGAGACCGGCAATCCCTTAACAGATCACGATATGACGGAGTTGCATTACACTAAAATTACGTCTCTTCAG AATGCGGTTTTTGCGAAATTCCCGGATCTGAGAAGCTTCGCGTTGGCCAACGTAGCTAGTGTTGACGTCAGGGATGCTCTGTATAAACATTTTGGCTCGCTCAG TCAAGAAAAATTGAGATCTATTGCGAGTTACTTAAATTTAGTACCGCCCATGGAGCGAGAAAAGGACGAAAACTGGTATCGCTTGGACATAGACTTTTTGCGCGAATTGCTG ATATCGCGACACGAGCGTAGGCCGTCGCAGCTTGAAGAGTTAAATGAGATGCCCCTTTATCCGACCGAAAACATTATCTGGAACGAGAGCATCGTCCCGACCGAATATTTTTCTGGCGAGGGCTGTCTGGCTCTGCCAAAGTTGAATCTGCAGTTTCTCACGTTACATGATTACTTGCTACGGAACTTCAATCTATTCCGCTTGGAATCTACAT ATGAGATACGACAAGACATCGAGGATGCCGTGAGCAGACTGAGTCCTTG GCGAGCGGAGGACGGCGGTGTCTACTTCGGCGGATGGGCCAGAATGGCTCAACCTATCACGCAATTCGCGGTGGTCGAAGTGGCTAAGCCTAACGTCGGCGAGAACAGGCCGTCGAGAGTCCGTGCCGACGTAACGATAAATCTTAGCGTGCGTAAGGAGATAAAATCCGAATGGGAGAACCTTCGAAAACACGACGTGTGCTTTCTCATCACAGTTAAGCCGCCGAATCCTATCG GCACAAAATACAGTCACAAGCTCCCCTTCGTACCACAAGTGGGTTTAACGACAGTGCGAGGGTGCGAAGTTGAGGGTATGCTCGATTCGAACGGCAGAGTGATAGAGGATGGCCCTGAACCGAGGCCGATTCTGCCGGGCGATTCACGTACCTATAGAGTGTGGCTGGACTGTAATCAATATCGAATCGATATGGACAACGCCAGCCACGGCGGCGATGATGTATACGAaggatttaatattataatgaggCGTAAACCTAAAGAGAACAACTTCAAAGCTGTGTTAGAGACTATAAGGGAGCTTATGAATACTGAATGCGTCGTACCCGACTGGTTGCACGATATAATCCTCGGATACGGTGATCCGGGTGCAGCCTGCTATTCTAG AATGCCAGATGAAATCGCGGTGATAGATTTCAACGATACATTCCTCGATATCGACCATCTGCGAGCCAGTTTTCCTCAGTATGAGATCAAAACGAACCCGGAGGATAAAGATAACCTGGTGCGACCATTCCAGCTAACTTTTGAGGATGTTCTTGCGAAGCATAACAATGAGTCGTCCAAGAAAATTATTACAGTTAAACCACATGTGCCGCCAAGTAGAGGACCATACAGAGCGAACGAACCGAAAAA GAATCAGATTCCCTTCACGCCGACGCAGGTCGAAGCTATACGAGCTGGAATGCAGCCAGGTCTGACACTGGTCGTTGGCCCGCCCGGTACCGGCAAAACAGACGTCGCCGTGCAGATCATCTCGAATTTGTATCACAATTTTCCTAATCAAAGAACGCTGATTGTGACGCATTCTAATCAAGCGCTCAATCAACTATTCGAGAAGATAATGGCCCTCGATATCGACGAACGGCATCTGCTACGTCTCGGTCACGGAGAAGAGGCTCTAGAAACAGAAAAGGACTTCAGTCGTTACGGCAGAGTCAATTACGTTCTCGCCAAGCGTTTGGATTTGCTCCTTGAAGTTCAAAGATTACAG GAATCACTGAACGTAAAGGGCGACGTCGCGTACACATGTGAAACGGCGGGTTACTTTTTCATGTATCAGGTGTCCACAAGATGGGACCGCTTCCAAGCCAAAGTCAAGCAGAGGCAGCACACAAGTGAGAAGTCCGAGTTATCCTCCATAATCGACGAAGAGTTTCCCTTCCACAAGTTCTTTGACAACGCTCCGCAGCCGCTTTTCAAGCGGAATTCATACGAAGAAGACCTCAAAATTGCCTGCAGTTGCTTTAG GTACATTGAAAGGATATTTGCACAGTTGGAGGAGTTTCGTGCTTTTGAATTACTGCGATCAGGTCTCGACAGATCGAAATACTTGCTCGTGAAAGAGGCCAAAGTGATTGCTATGACCTGTACGCACGCGGCGCTCAAACGTCGCGAACTTGTCGACATGGGTTTCAAATACGATAATATTCTCATGGAAGAATCGGCACAGATCCTGGAGATAGAAACTTTCATACCGTTACTGCTACAGAATCCCCAGGATGGATATAATCGTCTAAAACGTTGGATAATGATAGGAGACCATCATCAGCTGCCGCCGGTCATCAAGAACATGGCCTTCCAGAAATACTCGAATATGGAGCAATCGCTGTTCGCGAGATTCGTGAGACTGGGCGTACCCACGGTCGATCTCGATGGCCAAGGTCGCGCCAGACCTAGCATTTGCAATCTTTACAATTGGCGATATAAAAAACTGGGCAATCTTGCGCATGTGGAGCGCAGTCCAGAGTATCTGATCGCAAATGCTGGCTTCCTGTACGATTTCCAACTAGTGAACGTTGAGGATTTCAACGGCGTCGGCGAGAGCGAGCCTAGCGCCTACTTCTATCAGAATCTCGCCGAAGCCGAATACTGCGTCGCGGTGTTCATGTACATGCGTCTGTTGGGATATCCGGCAGACAAGATCAGTATTTTGACCACGTATAACGGTCAGAAACATCTGATAAGAGATGTGATCAACATCCGATGCGCAACCAATCCTCTGATAGGCCGGCCAAATAAAGTGACAACTGTCGATAAGTATCAGGGTCAGCAAAACGACTACATTCTTCTGTCTCTGGTGAAGACGCGTGCAGTTGGTCATCTGAGAGACGCGAGACGTCTAGTGGTGGCGATGTCGCGTGCCCGCCTTGGTCTCTATGTCTTCGCTCGTGTGtctctatttaaaaattgtttcgaACTGACACCAGCGTTCGATCATTTAATGCAGAGACCTTTAAAGCTGCAACTGTTACCACAGGAACTGTATCCAACTGAACGACCGAACGACGCCATACCCTCGACAGTTCCGATGGAAATCGAAGATATGCCGCACATGGCTAAATTTGTTTACGATTATTACATGGAGAAGGTCAGCGGAATGAAG GGATCACAAAAGATGTGGCAGAAGCCGGGAACTATGCAGACAGTGGGCAGTCCAACGCATAAGGTTTCCGCTCATCCGGGTGCTGACGACGATACCGACGATGAAGAGGAGCTCGATCAAGAGAACACTGAAATGAAAGAATCCAAAGAAGAAATAGCGCAAGACAAATATGAGCCTATAAAGAATTTGATCGAAGATCCTCCAAGCGAGGCTGAGGACGACGGCTAA
- the LOC105195599 gene encoding G-protein coupled receptor Mth2: MMSLSNLSYGKQLSMSSIRGTLWLLWLCLLANSVSPSLSFDASCCPEGTVWQYSSNCSDGTKIRLDCPGSIFLMDPELSEHDNFTVVYEDDTAWLLSEVEEDKIPADRFCIAKSSRNKNEIALTCFDEDLFEDVGTSRTWKYTLICIVSIISAIFLIATLAIYVMLPELRELQDKAMMAAVMTLTVSYTVLSIQHLKPNLHEDYVICVSLGFILYFAFMSAFFWMNIVAFNVWRCVWFKNFRIKEQFLFYAYCVWGWGGPACFLIAALTTHHIAGDHLRPGFGEFGCWFSGVMETWVYFYGAVAVLLILNMLYLGMTSWRLWHQYRDYTGSKLRVLRFKCLLYIKLVLVMGVTWIFELISFAIGSKMDEFWIPTDLLNGLQGFIIFLLLVATRKRVRKLLAKKRPCGIAFPKSWAAYEDEECEEVLPEELELSQQG; the protein is encoded by the exons ATGATGTCGTTGTCCAACCTGAGTTACGGCAAGCAGCTGAGCATGTCATCGATCAGAG GTACCCTCTGGTTGCTGTGGCTCTGCCTGCTTGCGAACTCGGTCTCCCCGAGCCTGTCCTTTGACGCGTCTTGCTGTCCCGAGGGTACGGTATGGCAATACTCGTCCAACTGCTCGGACGGCACAAAGATACGCCTAGACTGTCCAGGCAGCATCTTTCTAATGGATCCCGAACTGAGCGAGCATGATAACTTCACAGTCGTCTACGAGGACGACACCGCCTGGTTGCTGTCCGAAGTCGAGGAGGACAAAATCCCAGCTGACAG ATTCTGCATAGCCAAATCGTCGCGGAACAAAAACGAGATCGCCCTGACGTGCTTCGACGAGGATCTGTTCGAGGACGTGGGCACGTCGAGGACGTGGAAGTACACGCTGATCTGCATCGTCAGCATCATCTCGGCGATCTTCCTGATCGCCACCCTCGCGATTTATGTCATGCTACCGGAATTGCGGGAGCTGCAGGACAAGGCGATGATGGCCGCCGTCATGACTCTGACGGTCAGCTACACCGTCCTCTCCATTCAGCATTTAAAGCCGAACTTGCACGAAGATTATGTCATCTGCGTTTCTCTCG GATTTATATTATACTTCGCCTTCATGTCCGCGTTCTTCTGGATGAACATCGTTGCCTTCAACGTGTGGCGATGCGTGTG GTTTAAGAACTTCAGAATAAAGGAGCAATTTCTCTTCTACGCTTACTGCGTCTGGGGATGGGGCGGTCCAGCGTGTTTCCTGATCGCCGCACTGACGACCCATCACATCGCGGGGGACCACTTGCGACCCGGCTTCGGCGAATTTGGCTGTTGGTTCAGCG GCGTCATGGAGACGTGGGTGTACTTTTACGGGGCAGTTgctgttttgttaatattaaacatgcTCTATCTCGGGATGACCAGCTGGCGCCTGTGGCATCAGTATCGCGATTACACGGGAAGCAAGTTGCGAGTCTTGCGATTCAAGTGCCTGCTTTACATCAAACTGGTGCTCGTCATGGGTGTCACCTGGATCTTTGAACTGATATCATTCGCCATCGGGTCGAAGATGGACGAATTCTG GATACCGACGGACCTCTTGAACGGTCTCCAAGGCTTCATCATATTCCTGCTCCTGGTCGCAACGCGGAAGAGAGTGCGGAAGCTGTTGGCGAAGAAGCGGCCGTGCGGCATCGCTTTCCCGAAATCCTGGGCCGCGTACGAGGACGAGGAGTGCGAGGAGGTACTTCCTGAAGAGCTCGAGCTATCTCAACAGGGATAA
- the LOC105195600 gene encoding probable G-protein coupled receptor Mth-like 5 — protein MNALRNDRSAARTRRQLGFPYHGEETGERGRKCKREKKIRARFGVMYPRFVLLLLLVVGWETRYVLADAETRPASASTTTIVSIGKCCEPEELLVDDQCTPVKETNETKWRPEFVKERRGAAARRTGFVEPGYELKIGRPRCDPDEHQWHVYYYPSGPDRLAILPTGVLRHYIVDPAKGMDENRGVYGVAMSSLDDFYDDDDDDDEERRSIHHDYPFGHYCADKVVLSGDRLVATYAMLCVPDVAVRWTDTNYLMKHAIDPAFHAVSMACYLIVAVVYFVLPQLRDLVGNIVTSMALCLMVNQCASTVRIFTEFGNHVSFMVADTVMYVFLMAAFFWLCALGYYVWNTFRSRNVFLRVTDGKKYCYYSSWVWTLTICIAGTAIFAHFALETNKPTVGGAGYPAQETVGWLGLSVMFMCVAFTVVIDLCLILTTANRIKRMSTYGRIHHKLKYSFRMFVFLYAILSVGWFSLLLSQLKYDALIYCHIVVNLLQALLVLYVCVFGQRRVMFLLGKTCNCCDSGDNTEGLDWGEEMTAINAGY, from the exons ATGAACGCTTTGCGAAACGATCGATCGGCCGCGCGGACGCGGCGGCAACTCGGCTTTCCCTACCACGGCGAAGAGACGGGAGAGCGTGGTCGCAAATGCAAACGTGAGAAGAAGATTCGCGCGCGTTTCGGCGTCATGTATCCGAGGTTcgtgctgctgctgttgctcgTCGTTGGCTGGGAAACGAGGTATGTGCTGGCCGACGCTGAGACGCGACCCGCCAGCGCCAGCACGACGACGATAGTGAGTATCGGCAAGTGTTGCGAGCCCGAGGAGCTGCTGGTGGACGACCAGTGTACGCCTGTAAAGGAGACCAACGAAACCAAGTGGCGACCGGAGTTCGTGAAGGAGCGTCGAGGCGCGGCGGCGAGGAGGACGGGATTCGTCGAGCCTGGATACGAGCTGAAGATCGGACGGCCCAGATGCGACCCCGACGAGCACCAGTGGCACGTGTACTACTATCCGTCCGGGCCGGATCGGCTGGCGATCCTGCCGACCGGCGTGTTGCGCCACTACATTGTCGATCCGGCCAAGGGTATGGACGAGAATCGTGGCGTCTACGGCGTCGCGATGTCGAGTCTCGATGATTTctacgatgacgacgatgacgacgacgaggagCGCAGATCCATACACCACGACTACCCGTTCGGGCATTACTGTGCCGACAAGGTGGTGCTCAGCGGGGATCGGCTGGTGGCGACGTACGCCATGCTTTGCGTGCCGGATGTTGCTGTGCGCTGGACCGACACCAACTACCTGATGAAGCACGCGATCGATCCCGCCTTCCACGCCGTGTCGATGGCCTGCTATCTGATCGTCGCGGTGGTCTATTTCGTGCTGCCGCAGCTACGCGATCTCGTCGGCAACATCGTCACCAGCATGGCTCTCTGCCTCATGGTCAATCAATGCGCCTCCACCGTCAGGATATTCACAGAGTTCGGCAATCACGTCAGCTTCATGGTCGCCG ACACGGTCATGTACGTTTTCCTGATGGCCGCCTTCTTCTGGCTCTGCGCCCTGGGCTACTACGTGTGGAATACGTTCAGGTCGCGCAACGTTTTCCTGCGGGTAACCGACGGCAAGAAGTACTGTTACTATTCGTCCTGGGTCTGGACCCTGACGATCTGCATAGCCGGCACGGCGATCTTCGCGCACTTCGCCCTCGAGACGAACAAGCCAACCGTGGGTGGCGCAGGCTATCCTGCCCAAGAGACCGTTGGCTGGCTCGGGCTCTCCGTGATGTTCATGTGTGTCGCATTCACCGTCGTGATCGATCTGTGCTTGATACTGACCACCGCGAACAGGATCAAGCGAATGAGCACGTACGGCCGTATTCATCACAAATTGAAGTACAGCTTCCGGATGTTCGTTTTTCTCTACGCGATCCTGAGCGTCGGCTGGTTCTCGTTGCTGCTCTCGCAGCTCAAGTACGACGCCCTGATATACTGCCATATTGTCGTAAATCTACTGCAGGCGCTGCTCGTCCTCTACGTGTGCGTGTTCGGTCAGCGCAGGGTCATGTTCCTGCTCGGAAAAACGTGCAACTGCTGCGACTCCGGTGACAACACGGAGGGCCTCGACTGGGGCGAAGAGATGACAGCCATCAACGCGGGTTATTGA